In Oscillatoria acuminata PCC 6304, a single window of DNA contains:
- a CDS encoding AAA family ATPase produces the protein MLTLPGVAVQVQIYESSNSLLYRGIREQDNQSIILKLLKENYPTAQELIRYRTEYEITKSLNVPGVVQVYDLQKYQNRLVMFIEDFGGESLSYWMQHRQFTLAEFLQIAIETTEALAQIQAANIIHKDINPGNIVFNPTTGQIKIIDFGISTQLTGENTTLNNPNSLEGTLAYLSPEQTGRMNRCVDYRSDFYSLGVTFYELLTHRLPFESTDPLELIHCHIAKQPIPPHLRLENLDAEGKFSEWGIKRIPPVLSEIILKLMAKTGEERYQSAYGLKADLEFCLQQLQKTGQISPFPIALQDISDKFQLPQNLYGREAEIEALIAAFERARRQSQLMLIAGYSGMGKSALVQELYKPITAHRGYFISGKFDQYQRNIPYSALVRSLQQLIKHLLTESEAQLKQWQDKLLTALGVNGQVIVEVIPEIELIIGKQTPVPTLGPNESQNRFNLVFQKFIKVFTKPEHPLALFIDDLQWADGASLSLIQRLMAGAVPGLFLIGAYRDNEVSAGHPLELMVDEMTKNGAIIERISLSPLELATIAQLIADTLKSTAAAVMELAELVQFKTGGNPFFMNEFLKSLYTEGLLQFGTQVSESPDARFALPDFPETLGRVGVGWFWNLEQIKARDFTDNVVELMTGKIQKLPESTQLLVKLAACIGNEFDLNLLELVSQQSLKETVEDLKAAVAENLVRSQMNQGEIELILAEEDYSYCYLPRKEYPALIYQFVHDRIQQAAYFLIPDAERTRVHRDIGQILLENTPPNRREEKIFDMVNQFNFALELITESRQKYEWAELNLMAGEKAKLSAAYQPALTYLKVGIDLLEQDSWQQHYALTLSLYAKAAEVAYLNTDFELMDQMIEAVLSHAETVLDTVAVYEVKILAYNAQSQFNEAIAIGLKVLKLLGVKLPSHPHTGHVLWGLLQTKLAIGFKPVASLVDLPLMSAAYPKAAMSILGKITSSAYFAAPLMFPLIVFKNVTLSIKWGNSSESAYAYSSYGVILCGVVGQLQTGYQFGQLCLKVLSQLNARDVKARTEFVVGALIQHWIDPLNSVLKPLLNAYQMGLENGDLEYAAYAACHYCYNAFLSGQELVPLESQMATYATCIQEMGQVRVLNLQEVFHQGVLNLLGKSADPCVLQGTAFDETMMLPELESRNDRTAICYLYFNKLILSYLFEDIEQALTTANLCEPYLDGVTASPVVIYFYFYDSLIRLDIAGKSDALSVKMLLKKVSKNQKKLKKWARIAGMNNAHKFELVEAERYRVLGENHRATACYDSALDLAKKRDCLPETALIYERAAKFYFAQGKVLVAKAYLQEAYYCYQLWGAAAKVKQLKNLYDNLLTPENRKISDTKKTISASAADLLAHLDVSTMMKASQAIYGEIVLEKLLSSLMKIAIENAGAQRGCLILSHQGQLMIEAEGTIDGDRLTILQSIPLTESDLVSVAIVNYVARTQEAIVLNNATQEGDFTNDSYIQKNQTQSILCVPLIDGGKLVSIVYLENNRTTGAFIPERVEILKLLSGQAAISIQNAKLYSEVRNNEKHLAQLNQAYERFVPRQFLQVLNKASIVEVELGDQVQVEMSVLFSDIRDFTTLSESMTPEENFKFINSYLSRMEPAIAEHSGFIDKYIGDAIMALFSGEADNAVKAGISMLHRLVDYNKHRENCNFAPIKNGIGINTGSLMLGTVGGENRMDGTVISDAVNLASRVEGLTKNYGVSLLITEQTYSQLIHRDRYAIRRIDRVQVKGKSEEVTVYEVFDADSPDIKAGKLATLDRFTEALSLFDDEDFLGSARLLAYCLNQNPGDQVAHIYFEQCQRRFTGLR, from the coding sequence ATGCTGACTCTTCCTGGTGTTGCCGTTCAAGTGCAAATCTATGAAAGTTCTAACTCCCTCTTATATCGAGGGATTCGCGAGCAAGATAATCAATCTATTATCCTCAAATTACTGAAAGAAAATTATCCAACTGCTCAAGAATTGATTCGCTATCGCACGGAGTATGAAATTACTAAATCTCTCAACGTGCCGGGAGTGGTGCAAGTCTATGATTTGCAAAAATATCAAAATCGCCTTGTCATGTTTATCGAGGATTTTGGTGGCGAATCGTTAAGCTATTGGATGCAGCATCGTCAATTTACCTTAGCCGAATTTCTGCAAATTGCGATTGAAACCACCGAAGCCCTGGCCCAGATTCAAGCGGCCAATATTATTCATAAAGATATTAACCCGGGTAATATCGTTTTTAACCCCACCACGGGACAGATTAAAATTATTGATTTTGGAATTTCTACCCAATTAACCGGGGAAAATACGACGCTCAACAATCCCAATAGTTTGGAAGGGACTCTGGCCTATTTATCGCCGGAACAAACGGGAAGAATGAATCGCTGTGTGGACTATCGCAGTGACTTTTATTCCTTGGGAGTCACTTTTTATGAACTGCTGACCCACCGCTTACCCTTTGAAAGTACCGACCCTTTAGAATTAATTCACTGTCATATTGCTAAACAGCCCATTCCCCCCCATCTGCGGTTGGAAAACCTTGATGCCGAAGGGAAATTTTCGGAATGGGGAATCAAGAGGATTCCGCCGGTTCTCTCGGAAATCATTCTCAAACTGATGGCAAAAACGGGAGAAGAACGCTATCAAAGTGCTTACGGATTAAAAGCAGATTTAGAATTTTGTTTACAGCAACTCCAGAAAACTGGACAAATTTCTCCTTTCCCGATCGCACTTCAGGATATCTCTGATAAGTTTCAACTGCCTCAAAACCTCTATGGCCGAGAGGCAGAGATTGAAGCCTTAATTGCTGCTTTTGAACGGGCGAGGAGGCAAAGTCAACTGATGCTGATTGCTGGATATTCCGGCATGGGTAAATCCGCTTTGGTGCAAGAACTCTACAAACCGATTACTGCTCATCGGGGCTATTTTATTTCTGGGAAATTTGACCAATATCAGCGGAATATTCCCTATAGTGCTTTGGTGCGATCGCTACAACAGTTAATCAAACACCTCTTAACGGAAAGTGAAGCTCAACTCAAGCAATGGCAGGATAAACTCTTAACCGCGTTAGGGGTGAATGGTCAAGTGATTGTGGAAGTCATCCCCGAAATTGAATTAATCATTGGCAAACAAACCCCGGTCCCCACCCTCGGTCCCAATGAGTCGCAAAATCGCTTTAATTTAGTATTTCAAAAATTCATTAAAGTCTTTACCAAACCGGAACATCCTTTAGCTTTATTTATTGATGATTTACAATGGGCAGATGGGGCATCCTTGAGCTTAATTCAACGACTCATGGCAGGGGCAGTCCCGGGACTGTTTTTAATTGGGGCTTATCGAGATAATGAAGTTTCTGCGGGTCATCCACTGGAGTTAATGGTGGATGAAATGACTAAAAATGGAGCCATTATTGAGCGAATTTCTCTGTCTCCCTTAGAGTTAGCGACGATTGCTCAACTGATTGCTGATACCTTAAAATCTACCGCAGCAGCGGTGATGGAACTGGCGGAGTTAGTCCAGTTTAAAACCGGGGGCAATCCCTTTTTCATGAATGAGTTTTTAAAGTCTCTTTATACTGAAGGATTGCTACAGTTTGGAACCCAAGTTTCTGAGAGTCCTGATGCCCGTTTTGCCCTCCCTGATTTTCCCGAGACCCTAGGCAGAGTTGGGGTCGGATGGTTTTGGAATTTAGAGCAGATTAAGGCCAGAGATTTTACAGATAATGTGGTGGAACTGATGACGGGTAAGATTCAAAAACTACCGGAATCGACTCAATTATTAGTGAAATTAGCCGCTTGTATTGGCAATGAGTTTGACTTAAATCTCTTAGAATTAGTCAGTCAGCAATCTTTGAAAGAAACTGTAGAGGATTTAAAGGCGGCGGTTGCAGAAAATTTAGTCAGGTCTCAGATGAATCAAGGGGAAATTGAATTAATCCTGGCCGAGGAGGATTATTCCTACTGTTATTTACCTCGGAAGGAATATCCGGCCTTAATTTATCAGTTCGTTCACGATCGCATTCAACAGGCGGCTTATTTTTTGATTCCCGACGCCGAACGGACTAGGGTTCATCGAGATATTGGCCAAATTCTCCTGGAGAATACTCCCCCGAATCGCCGGGAAGAAAAAATCTTTGACATGGTAAATCAATTTAATTTTGCCCTGGAGTTAATCACCGAATCCCGGCAAAAATATGAATGGGCTGAATTAAATCTGATGGCTGGGGAAAAAGCTAAATTGTCGGCAGCTTATCAACCGGCTTTGACTTATTTAAAAGTGGGGATAGATTTATTAGAACAGGACAGTTGGCAACAGCATTATGCTTTAACCTTATCTCTGTATGCAAAGGCGGCAGAAGTGGCTTATTTGAATACAGATTTCGAGTTAATGGACCAAATGATTGAGGCAGTTTTGAGTCATGCTGAAACGGTTTTAGATACGGTGGCCGTGTATGAGGTTAAAATCTTGGCCTATAATGCCCAGAGTCAATTTAATGAGGCGATCGCCATTGGATTAAAAGTCTTGAAACTCCTAGGCGTTAAACTCCCCAGTCATCCCCACACCGGCCATGTTTTATGGGGGTTGTTGCAGACCAAATTAGCCATCGGATTTAAACCCGTTGCCAGCTTAGTGGATCTGCCCTTGATGAGTGCTGCCTATCCCAAAGCTGCCATGAGTATCCTGGGAAAAATTACCTCTTCTGCCTATTTTGCCGCCCCCTTAATGTTTCCCCTGATTGTGTTTAAAAATGTCACCTTATCTATTAAATGGGGCAACAGTTCGGAATCCGCTTATGCCTATAGTAGTTATGGGGTCATTCTCTGTGGAGTCGTGGGACAATTGCAAACTGGATATCAATTTGGTCAACTCTGCCTCAAGGTTCTTTCTCAACTGAATGCCCGAGATGTAAAAGCCCGAACTGAATTTGTGGTAGGGGCTTTAATTCAGCATTGGATTGACCCCCTCAATTCGGTTTTAAAACCCCTGCTGAATGCCTATCAAATGGGTCTGGAAAACGGAGACTTGGAATATGCCGCTTATGCCGCTTGTCACTATTGTTACAATGCCTTTTTGAGCGGGCAAGAGTTAGTCCCCTTGGAATCACAAATGGCGACCTATGCCACCTGCATTCAGGAAATGGGACAGGTGCGGGTTTTGAATTTACAAGAAGTTTTTCATCAGGGAGTGCTGAACTTACTGGGAAAATCTGCGGACCCTTGCGTTTTACAAGGGACTGCTTTTGATGAAACGATGATGTTGCCGGAACTTGAAAGCCGGAATGACCGAACGGCAATTTGTTATTTATATTTTAATAAATTAATCCTAAGTTATCTGTTTGAAGATATAGAACAAGCGCTCACTACGGCTAATCTGTGTGAACCTTATCTGGATGGGGTAACGGCATCTCCCGTGGTGATTTATTTTTATTTTTATGATTCTCTGATTCGCTTGGATATTGCCGGTAAATCAGACGCTTTATCCGTAAAAATGCTGCTCAAAAAAGTGAGTAAAAACCAGAAAAAACTTAAAAAATGGGCGCGGATTGCGGGGATGAACAATGCTCATAAATTTGAGTTGGTTGAGGCAGAACGGTATCGAGTTTTAGGCGAAAATCACCGGGCTACCGCCTGCTACGACTCCGCACTGGATTTGGCTAAAAAACGGGATTGCCTCCCCGAAACTGCCCTGATTTATGAACGGGCGGCTAAATTCTATTTTGCCCAAGGAAAAGTATTAGTTGCCAAAGCCTATTTGCAGGAAGCGTACTACTGTTATCAACTCTGGGGTGCAGCGGCTAAGGTGAAGCAGTTAAAAAATTTGTATGATAATTTACTCACCCCAGAAAATCGTAAAATTTCCGATACAAAAAAAACGATATCAGCTAGTGCAGCGGACTTACTGGCGCATCTGGATGTATCAACGATGATGAAAGCATCCCAGGCGATTTATGGGGAAATTGTCCTAGAGAAATTGCTCTCTAGTTTAATGAAAATTGCCATTGAGAATGCCGGGGCACAACGGGGTTGTTTGATTTTATCCCATCAGGGACAATTGATGATAGAAGCCGAGGGAACGATTGATGGCGATCGCCTCACCATATTGCAATCAATTCCCCTGACTGAATCGGACTTAGTTTCGGTTGCCATTGTGAATTATGTGGCGAGAACTCAAGAAGCTATTGTCTTAAATAATGCAACCCAGGAGGGTGATTTTACCAATGATTCCTATATTCAAAAAAATCAGACCCAATCTATCCTCTGTGTTCCTCTCATTGATGGCGGAAAGCTGGTTAGTATTGTTTATTTAGAGAACAATCGCACCACGGGGGCATTTATACCAGAACGGGTGGAAATTTTAAAACTCCTCTCGGGACAAGCGGCGATTTCTATTCAAAATGCCAAACTCTATTCCGAGGTCAGAAATAATGAAAAGCATTTAGCCCAATTAAATCAAGCCTACGAACGATTTGTTCCCCGGCAGTTTCTCCAGGTTTTAAACAAAGCGAGTATTGTCGAGGTGGAATTAGGGGACCAAGTTCAGGTGGAAATGTCGGTGTTATTTTCCGATATTCGTGACTTTACCACCTTGAGTGAAAGTATGACGCCGGAAGAGAACTTTAAATTTATTAATTCCTATTTATCTCGAATGGAACCGGCCATTGCTGAACATTCGGGCTTTATTGATAAATATATTGGAGATGCAATTATGGCCCTGTTTAGTGGAGAAGCGGATAATGCTGTTAAAGCTGGAATTTCTATGTTGCATCGTCTAGTTGATTACAATAAACATCGGGAAAATTGTAACTTTGCACCCATTAAAAATGGAATCGGTATTAATACCGGGTCATTAATGCTAGGAACCGTAGGTGGAGAAAATCGCATGGATGGAACCGTAATCAGTGATGCGGTGAATTTAGCCTCGCGAGTGGAAGGGTTGACAAAAAATTATGGGGTTTCGCTATTAATTACGGAACAAACTTATTCGCAGTTAATTCATCGCGATCGCTATGCCATTCGCCGCATCGATCGCGTCCAAGTGAAAGGAAAGTCAGAAGAAGTGACAGTGTATGAAGTGTTTGATGCTGACTCCCCAGACATCAAAGCGGGAAAGTTAGCCACTTTAGACCGATTTACTGAAGCATTATCCCTATTTGATGACGAGGACTTTCTAGGATCAGCCCGGTTATTGGCCTATTGTCTGAATCAAAATCCCGGCGATCAGGTGGCACATATCTATTTTGAACAATGTCAAAGGCGATTTACTGGATTACGCTAA